The following coding sequences are from one Terriglobales bacterium window:
- a CDS encoding DUF4149 domain-containing protein, protein MPNLLRFLMILSLAVWLGGIVFFGAVMAPALFSILPKRELAGAVVTRTLGGLHWIGIVAAVVFLACSLLATRTIAWRDGLVVAMLALTLVSQFGVARRMQALRANMVEIDAVAPSDPRRVEFNRLHRISTGLEQAVLLLGLVVLWTLSRQSSR, encoded by the coding sequence GTGCCGAATCTCCTGCGGTTCCTGATGATACTGTCGCTGGCCGTCTGGCTGGGGGGCATCGTGTTCTTCGGCGCGGTGATGGCGCCGGCGCTGTTCTCCATTCTGCCGAAGCGCGAGCTGGCCGGCGCGGTGGTGACGCGCACGCTCGGCGGGCTGCACTGGATCGGCATCGTCGCGGCGGTGGTGTTCCTGGCGTGCTCGCTGCTGGCGACGCGGACGATCGCGTGGCGCGACGGCCTGGTGGTCGCGATGCTGGCGCTCACGCTCGTCTCGCAGTTCGGCGTCGCGCGCCGGATGCAAGCGCTGCGCGCCAACATGGTGGAGATCGATGCGGTCGCGCCCAGCGACCCGCGGCGCGTCGAGTTCAACCGGCTGCACCGCATCTCGACCGGATTGGAGCAGGCGGTGCTGCTGCTGGGGCTGGTGGTGCTGTGGACCTTGTCTCGCCAATCTAGTCGTTAA
- a CDS encoding isoprenylcysteine carboxylmethyltransferase family protein, whose product MLRAILLTVAWVIPMAYAVIPAYWFMVHPFAARWRRVRRPFLYIVPMWLLTYLLLGFLTFPYSRTQLYDNWPARIAGALLVLGAMATYRAVRRDKRFTGGQLVGRSEIEQAQEQRLVTEGMHARMRHPIYLAALLMVTGWTVGSGLLADYLLLAWALLAFPVMIALEERELVARFGDAYRDYQKRVPAIIPRVG is encoded by the coding sequence CCCGATGGCCTACGCCGTCATCCCGGCGTACTGGTTCATGGTGCATCCGTTCGCAGCGCGCTGGCGGCGCGTCCGCCGGCCGTTCCTTTACATCGTGCCGATGTGGCTGCTCACCTACCTGCTCCTCGGCTTCCTCACCTTCCCGTACAGCCGCACGCAGCTCTACGACAACTGGCCGGCGCGCATCGCCGGCGCGCTGCTCGTCCTGGGCGCGATGGCCACCTACCGCGCCGTCCGCCGCGACAAGCGATTCACCGGCGGCCAGCTGGTGGGCCGCTCGGAGATCGAGCAAGCCCAGGAGCAGCGCCTCGTGACCGAGGGGATGCATGCCCGCATGCGGCATCCCATTTATCTTGCCGCGCTCCTGATGGTGACCGGCTGGACGGTGGGCAGCGGCCTGCTCGCCGACTACCTCCTGCTGGCGTGGGCGCTGCTCGCGTTCCCGGTGATGATCGCGCTCGAGGAGCGCGAGCTCGTCGCCCGCTTTGGCGACGCCTACCGTGACTACCAGAAGCGTGTTCCTGCGATAATCCCTAGGGTCGGTTAG
- a CDS encoding lipoprotein-releasing ABC transporter permease subunit, which produces MRFELFVASRYLRAKRRQAVIGVITGISVAGVAAGVASLIIALAINNGFRQDLQNRLLGASSHVNLMRIESDGIRDWPALLERLEKQPGVKAAAPAIYEQVLVSRGARATGAVIKGVLPQYEKRVSELLNTVKLGSAEKLEPGPPPATPGPGETASPDLPPIVLGHEMANDLGATVGSVVLVTSPQGELTPFGIVPKYVRFKVVGVFHSGFYDYDKSWAFIRLRDAQQLFGLGDVASVLEFKVDDIYRANEIGHQLEQAAGRGFMSSSWMEQNKQIFEALQMERRVMFLAIGLIVFVAALNILISLTMMVMEKTRDIAVLMSMGAKKSQIRRIFIGQGVLIGTIGTFFGLILGYLGTWALSHYQFFKLNPEVYSIAYVPASARPIDGVLVAVTALLISLVATIYPSWSASRILPAEALRYE; this is translated from the coding sequence ATGCGCTTCGAACTATTCGTCGCATCCCGCTATCTGCGCGCCAAGCGCCGCCAGGCCGTCATTGGCGTCATCACCGGGATCTCGGTCGCGGGAGTCGCAGCGGGTGTGGCGTCGCTCATCATCGCGCTCGCCATCAACAACGGATTCCGCCAGGACCTGCAGAACCGCCTGCTCGGCGCTTCCAGCCACGTCAACCTGATGCGCATCGAGTCCGACGGCATTCGCGACTGGCCGGCGCTGCTCGAGCGCCTGGAAAAGCAGCCGGGCGTGAAGGCGGCGGCGCCCGCCATCTACGAGCAGGTGCTGGTCTCGCGCGGTGCGCGCGCCACCGGCGCGGTCATCAAGGGCGTGCTCCCGCAGTACGAGAAGCGCGTCAGCGAGCTGCTCAACACCGTGAAGCTCGGCTCGGCGGAGAAGCTGGAGCCTGGGCCCCCTCCGGCCACTCCCGGCCCGGGTGAGACTGCCTCGCCCGACCTGCCGCCCATCGTGCTCGGGCACGAGATGGCCAACGACCTGGGCGCGACCGTTGGCTCGGTCGTGCTCGTCACCTCGCCCCAGGGCGAGCTCACGCCCTTCGGCATCGTGCCGAAATACGTGCGCTTCAAGGTCGTCGGCGTCTTCCACTCCGGCTTCTACGACTACGACAAGTCGTGGGCGTTCATCCGGCTGCGCGACGCGCAGCAGCTCTTCGGCCTGGGCGACGTCGCCAGCGTCCTCGAGTTCAAGGTCGACGATATCTACCGCGCGAATGAGATCGGCCACCAGCTCGAGCAGGCCGCCGGGCGCGGCTTCATGTCGTCGAGCTGGATGGAGCAGAACAAGCAGATCTTCGAGGCGCTGCAGATGGAGCGCCGCGTGATGTTCCTCGCCATCGGCCTCATCGTCTTCGTCGCCGCGCTCAACATCCTCATCTCGCTCACCATGATGGTGATGGAGAAGACGCGCGACATCGCCGTGCTCATGTCCATGGGCGCGAAGAAGTCGCAGATCCGCCGCATCTTCATCGGCCAGGGCGTTCTCATCGGGACCATCGGCACGTTCTTCGGGCTCATCCTCGGCTATCTCGGGACGTGGGCGCTCAGCCACTACCAGTTCTTCAAGCTGAACCCGGAGGTCTATTCGATCGCCTACGTGCCGGCCTCGGCACGGCCCATCGACGGCGTGCTGGTGGCGGTGACCGCGCTGCTCATCTCGCTGGTCGCGACCATCTACCCGTCGTGGTCGGCCTCGCGCATCCTGCCCGCCGAAGCGCTGCGCTACGAGTAG